A single region of the Salicibibacter cibi genome encodes:
- the spoIIAB gene encoding anti-sigma F factor — translation MKNEMNIQFSALSQNESFARVSVGAFIAQLDPTMDELTEIKTVVSEAVTNAILHGYEENPAGTVHLTVVLEEETVAIIVRDDGGGIGDIEKAREPLYTSKPELERSGMGFTIMENFMDEVNITSSGGTGTTVYAKKQLSRNKVFSH, via the coding sequence ATGAAAAACGAAATGAACATTCAATTTTCAGCACTTAGCCAAAATGAATCATTTGCACGTGTAAGTGTTGGCGCGTTTATTGCTCAACTTGATCCAACGATGGATGAATTGACAGAAATAAAAACTGTCGTTTCCGAAGCCGTAACGAATGCCATCCTTCACGGGTACGAAGAAAATCCGGCAGGCACTGTTCATCTTACCGTCGTTTTGGAAGAGGAAACGGTCGCCATCATCGTTCGTGATGACGGGGGAGGCATTGGTGATATTGAAAAAGCACGTGAACCTTTGTATACATCAAAGCCGGAACTGGAACGGTCGGGGATGGGATTTACCATCATGGAAAATTTCATGGACGAAGTGAACATCACGTCTTCCGGCGGGACAGGCACAACGGTTTACGCGAAAAAACAACTGTCCAGAAATAAAGTGTTTTCTCATTAA
- the sigF gene encoding RNA polymerase sporulation sigma factor SigF — METKIKKGKQPSDETIRTWIAESQNGSQQARDRLVENNTRLVWSVVQRFLNRGYEGEDLFQIGCIGLMKSIDKFDLNYEVKFSTYAVPMIIGEIQRFIRDDGTVKVSRSLKELNHKIRKEKETLTKKIGRAPTLNEMAEALGVHPEDIVFANEATRTLSSLNETVYENEGDPITLMDQLSNPDETKWFEELALRDVVHHLEQRERLIVFLRYYRDQTQSEVADRLGISQVQVSRLEKKILEKMRKEMVE; from the coding sequence ATGGAGACAAAAATCAAGAAAGGAAAGCAACCATCCGATGAGACGATACGCACATGGATTGCCGAAAGCCAAAACGGAAGCCAACAAGCGAGAGACCGATTGGTGGAAAACAATACCCGGCTCGTATGGTCCGTGGTCCAACGTTTTTTAAACCGAGGATACGAGGGAGAGGATTTATTCCAGATTGGTTGCATTGGCTTAATGAAGTCGATTGATAAATTTGACTTAAATTATGAGGTGAAGTTTTCTACGTATGCGGTTCCGATGATTATTGGGGAAATCCAACGTTTTATCCGCGATGACGGTACGGTGAAAGTCAGCCGGTCTTTGAAAGAATTAAACCATAAAATTCGGAAAGAAAAAGAAACATTGACAAAGAAAATCGGGAGAGCACCGACGCTAAACGAAATGGCCGAGGCACTGGGTGTTCATCCCGAGGATATCGTATTTGCGAACGAAGCGACTCGCACGTTGTCGTCTTTAAACGAGACGGTCTATGAAAACGAAGGGGATCCAATCACGCTCATGGACCAGCTGTCTAACCCGGATGAAACAAAATGGTTTGAAGAACTGGCACTTCGGGACGTGGTTCATCACCTTGAACAACGAGAGCGTTTGATCGTGTTTTTGCGATATTATCGGGACCAAACACAATCAGAAGTTGCCGATAGACTCGGCATCTCTCAAGTCCAAGTTTCAAGATTGGAAAAGAAAATATTAGAAAAAATGCGCAAAGAGATGGTGGAGTGA
- a CDS encoding stage V sporulation protein AE gives MTKQIIYVTDGDAAAAKAVATATKTIGIGCLTLSGGNPTNCTYEQLLKSINETTDEIIVLLFDDAGQPYEGRGETLMIRLANEKEINVIGALAVASTERSGDWTKVDVSVDRYGKLSERGVDKEGFRDIEENRIHGDTVYCLDQLPIPVIVGIGDLGKMGGRDDSKRGAPVTATALQVIIERGR, from the coding sequence GTGACAAAGCAAATCATCTACGTAACGGACGGAGATGCCGCGGCAGCGAAAGCAGTAGCAACGGCTACAAAAACAATTGGCATCGGATGCCTCACGCTTTCCGGCGGTAATCCGACAAACTGTACATATGAACAATTGCTCAAAAGCATTAACGAAACTACGGATGAGATCATTGTCCTCTTGTTTGATGACGCCGGTCAACCTTATGAAGGAAGGGGAGAAACGCTTATGATTCGTCTGGCCAACGAAAAAGAAATCAACGTGATCGGAGCTCTTGCGGTGGCGTCCACGGAACGTTCGGGGGATTGGACGAAAGTGGATGTTTCGGTGGATCGTTATGGGAAGCTTAGTGAACGGGGCGTGGACAAAGAAGGTTTTCGCGATATCGAAGAAAACCGCATTCACGGGGATACCGTATATTGTCTCGATCAATTGCCGATTCCTGTCATTGTCGGCATTGGCGATTTAGGAAAAATGGGCGGACGTGATGACTCGAAAAGGGGTGCGCCGGTTACGGCAACTGCTTTACAGGTAATTATTGAACGAGGGAGATGA
- a CDS encoding spore germination protein, giving the protein MIKTTGQTLTNNLKKNEKMFYSRLNIDASFDVGVRKFTVLEKEVQVYYVNSLNDELIAVEVLRGLMDLDKFDIETKDARDTIENHIAHIQVDGTDDVDKCIFHLLSGLIFILVEGEREAFVVDVRNYPGREPGEPDTERVTRGARDGYTENIIENAGLTRRRLRDERLRNEIMQVGVRSQTDIVVSYINGIVDPDMVSIVKKELEKINVDSITMADKTVEEYILNQGWNPFPLVRFTERPDVAAEHLTEGHMLLIVDTSPTIMILPTTMFHHLQHAEEFRQSSAVGTFLRWVRFLGMFAAIFIVPLWLLLVLEPDMLPEVISYIGPSDDSNVPIFAQMLIGEMGVELIRLAAVHTSAPLGTALGFVAALLVGEVAIDVGLLTAEVILYVALGAVGIFASPSHELGVALKMVRLLFIIAVGIFTSYGYVISITVVFILMVQMKPLNKPYLWPFLPFDPPALWQIIARSGVPNMRFRPRIVDPKNVIRQSKP; this is encoded by the coding sequence ATGATAAAAACAACAGGGCAGACGTTAACGAACAATCTAAAAAAGAACGAAAAAATGTTTTATAGCCGTTTGAATATCGATGCCAGCTTTGATGTCGGCGTAAGAAAATTTACCGTGCTTGAAAAAGAAGTGCAAGTGTATTACGTGAATAGTTTAAACGATGAATTAATTGCCGTCGAAGTTTTGCGGGGACTTATGGACCTTGACAAATTTGATATAGAGACAAAGGATGCAAGGGATACCATTGAAAATCATATCGCTCACATCCAAGTGGATGGTACAGACGATGTCGATAAATGTATTTTCCATCTGTTGTCCGGGCTCATTTTTATTTTGGTTGAAGGGGAAAGGGAAGCGTTTGTCGTTGACGTTCGCAACTATCCCGGGCGCGAACCGGGAGAACCCGATACGGAACGAGTAACCCGCGGTGCCCGTGATGGCTATACGGAAAATATCATCGAAAATGCCGGGTTAACGCGCCGGCGTTTGCGTGATGAACGTTTAAGAAACGAAATCATGCAAGTGGGGGTACGTTCGCAAACGGACATCGTCGTCTCTTATATTAACGGGATTGTGGATCCGGATATGGTATCGATCGTTAAAAAGGAACTGGAAAAGATTAACGTGGACAGCATTACAATGGCTGACAAGACTGTGGAAGAATACATTCTTAATCAAGGATGGAACCCGTTCCCGCTAGTAAGATTTACGGAACGGCCGGACGTTGCAGCCGAACATTTGACGGAAGGTCATATGCTTCTGATTGTTGACACGTCACCGACGATCATGATTTTGCCGACGACGATGTTTCATCATCTTCAACATGCCGAAGAGTTTCGGCAATCCAGTGCGGTCGGGACATTTTTGCGTTGGGTTCGTTTCCTCGGCATGTTTGCAGCGATATTTATCGTCCCTCTCTGGCTTTTACTCGTCTTGGAACCTGATATGCTTCCTGAGGTGATTTCATATATAGGACCTTCGGATGATTCTAACGTGCCGATATTCGCGCAAATGCTAATTGGGGAAATGGGCGTGGAGCTGATTCGGCTGGCCGCTGTACATACATCTGCTCCGCTAGGCACTGCGCTCGGTTTTGTTGCCGCTTTGCTCGTCGGGGAAGTAGCTATTGATGTTGGCCTCCTCACCGCAGAAGTGATTCTTTATGTTGCTCTAGGCGCGGTAGGAATATTTGCTTCTCCAAGTCATGAGCTCGGTGTTGCCTTGAAAATGGTTCGGCTTCTCTTTATTATTGCAGTGGGGATTTTCACGTCGTATGGATATGTCATTTCCATCACTGTCGTTTTTATTCTCATGGTGCAAATGAAACCGCTGAACAAACCTTATTTATGGCCTTTTCTTCCCTTTGACCCACCGGCGCTATGGCAAATTATTGCGCGTTCAGGCGTTCCGAACATGCGGTTTCGTCCAAGGATTGTAGATCCTAAGAATGTCATACGTCAATCAAAGCCGTGA
- the lysA gene encoding diaminopimelate decarboxylase yields the protein MSVMTKKRNEQGHLMIGNIDAVHLAEQYQTPMFAYDVATIRSKARAFKRAFEQVGIDYQVAYASKAFSCIAMIQLAYEEGLSLDVVSGGELYTAIQADFPMEKVHFNGNNKSRREIREALRAGIGCFVVDNFHELELLEEECGNLQTQANILLRITPGIEGTTHSYISTGGEDSKFGFDLFNGQAEAAVAQSLAVSSIQLQGLHFHIGSQLFETSVLTKAIATLYRHIEHWRTLHGFIPGVINAGGGFGISYTRYDEPLEPKAFVETIVHSIREESGRCHLPIPEVWIEPGRSIVGEAGTTLYTIGSQKEIEHVRHYVSVDGGMTDNIRPALYGARYEAELANRVTQRDEKTYAIAGKACESGDMLIYDLPLPAAKSGDLLAVFSTGAYGYAMASNYNRLPRPPVVFVENDEHQLVVEPENYADLVRNDRPLNM from the coding sequence ATGTCCGTAATGACGAAAAAAAGAAATGAACAAGGTCATTTAATGATCGGAAATATAGATGCGGTGCACTTGGCAGAGCAATATCAAACACCGATGTTCGCCTACGATGTTGCTACCATTCGCAGTAAAGCACGCGCGTTTAAACGCGCATTTGAACAAGTAGGGATCGATTATCAAGTAGCTTATGCAAGCAAAGCTTTTAGTTGTATCGCGATGATCCAACTGGCATACGAAGAAGGGTTAAGCCTTGATGTCGTGTCCGGCGGTGAACTTTACACGGCTATACAAGCAGATTTTCCAATGGAAAAAGTTCATTTTAACGGAAACAACAAAAGCAGACGAGAAATCAGGGAGGCTTTACGGGCAGGCATTGGTTGCTTCGTTGTCGATAACTTTCATGAACTGGAATTGTTGGAAGAAGAATGCGGCAACTTGCAAACACAAGCAAACATTTTACTGAGGATCACTCCGGGGATTGAGGGAACCACGCATAGTTATATATCCACGGGCGGAGAAGATTCCAAGTTTGGCTTTGACCTTTTTAACGGACAAGCAGAAGCAGCTGTAGCACAGTCTCTTGCAGTCTCTTCCATTCAATTGCAAGGCTTGCATTTCCATATCGGCTCACAGCTTTTTGAAACCTCGGTGTTGACGAAGGCAATCGCAACCCTCTACCGCCATATCGAGCATTGGCGTACCTTGCATGGGTTTATTCCTGGGGTTATCAATGCCGGCGGAGGGTTTGGAATCAGCTATACCCGGTATGATGAACCGTTGGAACCGAAAGCGTTCGTGGAAACAATTGTGCATTCGATACGCGAAGAAAGCGGAAGGTGCCATCTTCCCATCCCGGAAGTATGGATTGAACCGGGACGTTCAATCGTTGGCGAGGCGGGAACAACGTTGTACACGATCGGATCCCAAAAAGAAATTGAGCATGTGCGCCATTATGTGAGTGTTGATGGAGGAATGACGGATAATATTCGCCCGGCACTATATGGCGCCCGCTATGAGGCTGAATTGGCCAATCGCGTCACACAACGGGATGAGAAGACGTACGCGATTGCCGGCAAAGCTTGTGAAAGCGGGGATATGCTGATCTACGATCTTCCGTTGCCAGCGGCAAAAAGCGGGGATTTATTGGCTGTATTTTCAACCGGTGCTTACGGTTACGCGATGGCTAGCAACTATAATCGTTTGCCTCGCCCGCCGGTTGTTTTTGTAGAAAATGACGAACATCAACTTGTCGTTGAACCGGAAAACTATGCAGATCTCGTTCGCAACGACCGCCCTCTTAATATGTGA
- a CDS encoding GNAT family N-acetyltransferase encodes MIIKYKPSYRKIAMGLLSYTPELKEVKTLQETMDEYENDESMKLYLWKKEEDIVGVIGFQACANGEVMLRHICVNPSYRHEGVGETILSTMEERLGKTFVASDVTREFLEKRKSK; translated from the coding sequence ATGATCATTAAATACAAACCCTCTTATCGAAAGATTGCGATGGGTTTGCTATCCTATACGCCTGAGCTTAAAGAAGTAAAAACGTTGCAAGAAACGATGGATGAATATGAAAACGATGAATCAATGAAACTGTATCTGTGGAAAAAAGAAGAGGATATTGTCGGGGTCATTGGCTTTCAAGCATGCGCGAATGGGGAGGTTATGCTCCGGCACATTTGCGTAAACCCTTCTTATCGACATGAAGGGGTGGGCGAGACAATTCTTTCCACGATGGAAGAAAGATTGGGGAAAACGTTTGTCGCTTCTGATGTTACCCGGGAGTTTCTTGAAAAACGAAAAAGCAAATAA
- a CDS encoding segregation/condensation protein A encodes MAEERYSVKLDSFEGPLDLLLHLIKQAEVDIYDIPVAQITEQYMTYIHQMHELELDIASEYLVMASTLLAIKSQMLLPKQDVWADEDLEEWEAWPEEDPREALVAQLEVYRAYKRAATELMERQAERDHFFSKAPSKITPSTEHRNESAKIESSLSEMLQAYQKLTWRLRVNRPRTTTVETEKWTIEDKMQAIRTNVSQSAQPIPFLQMYTKGEVHEQVISFMALLQLMKERAVVCNQGENFAAIYIQAREDMKHG; translated from the coding sequence TTGGCGGAAGAACGGTACAGTGTGAAATTGGATAGTTTTGAAGGTCCATTGGATTTGCTTTTACACCTCATCAAACAAGCTGAGGTTGATATTTATGATATTCCGGTAGCACAAATAACAGAACAGTACATGACGTATATCCACCAGATGCACGAGTTGGAATTGGATATTGCAAGCGAATACCTTGTGATGGCTTCCACGCTTCTGGCCATTAAAAGCCAAATGTTATTGCCAAAACAAGATGTTTGGGCGGATGAGGATTTGGAAGAGTGGGAAGCGTGGCCGGAGGAGGATCCCCGCGAAGCGCTCGTCGCACAGTTGGAAGTCTACCGTGCCTATAAGCGGGCAGCAACCGAATTGATGGAACGGCAGGCTGAGCGAGATCATTTTTTCAGTAAAGCACCAAGCAAAATAACACCCTCCACGGAACATAGAAATGAATCGGCGAAAATCGAATCTTCTCTATCGGAAATGTTGCAGGCGTACCAGAAATTAACATGGCGCCTTCGTGTGAATCGGCCGCGGACGACAACGGTGGAAACCGAAAAATGGACGATTGAAGATAAAATGCAGGCGATCCGCACAAACGTTTCACAAAGTGCGCAACCAATTCCTTTTTTACAAATGTATACAAAAGGGGAAGTACACGAACAAGTCATCTCTTTCATGGCACTTTTGCAATTGATGAAGGAGAGAGCCGTGGTATGTAATCAGGGGGAGAATTTTGCGGCTATTTACATACAAGCACGGGAGGATATGAAACATGGATAG
- the scpB gene encoding SMC-Scp complex subunit ScpB, producing the protein MDRDVALILETLLYVSGDEGLEVAHASDVLGIDRAMVIHELQKLVSRFEAEARPLVILQFGSRFQMTTRPEFSDYVQAYAAPPQRGKLSQAALETLAIVAYQQPITRATVEDIRGVNADRAIATLTGKGLIEEAGRVKGAGRAILYETTDRFLDVFHLSSLEDLPSISEEAEGEQLDLFSSGYRESGDDDFYA; encoded by the coding sequence ATGGATAGAGACGTCGCACTCATTCTTGAGACATTGTTATATGTGAGTGGAGACGAAGGTTTGGAAGTGGCACACGCATCTGATGTGCTTGGCATCGACCGGGCAATGGTCATTCATGAATTACAGAAATTGGTGTCCCGGTTCGAAGCAGAGGCACGGCCGCTCGTGATTTTGCAGTTCGGATCCCGTTTCCAAATGACGACAAGGCCTGAGTTTTCCGATTATGTACAAGCCTATGCCGCTCCGCCTCAAAGGGGCAAACTTTCGCAAGCCGCCCTTGAGACATTGGCCATTGTTGCTTATCAACAGCCGATCACACGTGCAACCGTTGAAGATATCAGAGGGGTAAATGCGGATCGGGCAATCGCGACTTTGACCGGAAAAGGGTTGATTGAAGAAGCAGGCCGTGTAAAAGGAGCCGGCCGAGCGATTCTTTACGAAACAACCGATCGTTTTTTAGATGTTTTCCATTTATCCTCTCTTGAAGATCTACCTTCTATCAGTGAAGAAGCAGAAGGAGAACAACTGGATCTGTTCTCATCCGGTTATCGGGAGAGCGGAGACGATGATTTTTATGCATGA
- a CDS encoding superoxide dismutase, giving the protein MTEWEAYKGEVKQWLDELEAFLGDEEHRVFDANGMKERISAIRGEMDHLSVSEGDQLTQSVEELEKALSENERSSKADPVKPGGHELPPLPYAYDALEPYIDAEIMYLHHDVHHRTYVEGLNEAEEKMEEARRSNNYELISHWEREAAFHGAGHYLHSLFWTIMDPNGGGKPKGDLLSMIERDFGSYQRFRAHFTAAAEELNTPGWVILVWSPRAHRLEILNAELHHYLTQWGVIPLLVLDVWEHAYYLQYKTDKEAYIENWWEVVNWPTVQRRLDVARQVKWSPI; this is encoded by the coding sequence ATTACGGAATGGGAAGCATATAAAGGTGAAGTGAAGCAGTGGCTCGATGAACTGGAAGCTTTCCTGGGAGATGAGGAGCATCGTGTATTTGATGCCAACGGAATGAAAGAGAGAATTTCGGCCATCCGTGGGGAAATGGACCATTTGTCTGTTAGTGAAGGCGATCAATTGACCCAATCGGTAGAGGAGCTCGAGAAGGCATTAAGCGAGAACGAGCGATCAAGCAAGGCAGATCCCGTCAAGCCTGGGGGCCATGAGCTGCCGCCGCTTCCATACGCTTACGATGCATTGGAACCGTATATTGATGCCGAAATCATGTACCTTCATCATGACGTCCATCATCGAACGTATGTAGAAGGGTTAAATGAAGCGGAAGAAAAAATGGAAGAAGCGCGCAGGAGTAATAATTACGAACTTATTTCTCATTGGGAACGGGAAGCGGCTTTTCATGGTGCCGGTCATTATTTGCATAGCCTTTTTTGGACGATTATGGATCCAAACGGCGGCGGAAAACCTAAAGGGGATTTACTGTCGATGATTGAAAGGGATTTTGGGAGCTATCAACGCTTCCGCGCCCATTTTACAGCTGCTGCTGAAGAATTGAACACGCCGGGCTGGGTGATTCTCGTTTGGTCGCCCCGTGCCCATCGGCTGGAAATTTTAAACGCAGAACTTCACCATTATTTAACCCAATGGGGCGTCATTCCGTTACTCGTATTGGATGTTTGGGAACATGCCTATTATTTACAGTATAAAACGGATAAAGAAGCCTATATAGAAAATTGGTGGGAAGTCGTTAATTGGCCGACCGTACAACGAAGATTGGACGTGGCAAGGCAAGTGAAATGGAGTCCAATTTAA
- a CDS encoding YhcN/YlaJ family sporulation lipoprotein, whose product MSNRYYQMLVFCLFLTMVLLSACGSAAGEEPPKRESDIIAHHSRESVNPPQETSMYENADAQEEQSLAQQAKASTEEMEQVTNVQAVSLDNHLYIVPEVTHSTRWNLEAFREEGREHLKDTLPGDTVIHLSTDQKANMELKRLTEDIQNGTVSGEELDRRLESIQEFMKTDV is encoded by the coding sequence ATGTCTAATCGTTATTATCAAATGCTTGTATTCTGTTTGTTTCTCACGATGGTTTTGTTATCCGCTTGCGGCTCAGCCGCCGGTGAAGAGCCACCGAAAAGGGAATCTGATATTATTGCTCATCATTCACGTGAGTCTGTCAACCCGCCACAGGAAACATCGATGTATGAAAATGCAGATGCTCAAGAAGAACAGTCTTTAGCCCAACAAGCGAAGGCATCGACAGAGGAGATGGAACAAGTGACGAATGTCCAAGCCGTTTCGTTGGACAACCACCTCTACATTGTACCGGAAGTGACGCACAGCACCCGTTGGAATTTGGAAGCCTTTCGGGAAGAAGGGCGTGAGCATTTAAAAGACACGTTGCCCGGGGATACCGTTATTCACTTATCAACGGATCAAAAAGCAAACATGGAATTGAAACGGCTCACCGAAGACATTCAAAACGGTACGGTAAGCGGGGAAGAGCTCGATCGACGTTTGGAAAGCATTCAAGAATTTATGAAAACAGACGTATGA
- the spoVAC gene encoding stage V sporulation protein AC yields the protein MANSKSNMETETYKQVAKRMEPPRPLAMRCVKAFLVGGLICLIGQCIQTFYMAFFNFNEATVGSPTVATLIFIAVVLTGFGVYDKFSQFSGGGTIVPVTGFANAMASTAIEYRSEGYVLGVGGNMFKLAGSVIVFGTVAAFIIGIIYAIVTQQWGVM from the coding sequence ATGGCAAATTCAAAATCAAACATGGAAACCGAAACATATAAACAAGTAGCGAAACGTATGGAGCCCCCTCGTCCACTGGCGATGAGATGTGTAAAAGCTTTTCTCGTCGGCGGGTTGATTTGTCTCATAGGCCAATGCATTCAAACGTTTTATATGGCATTTTTTAATTTCAACGAAGCAACCGTCGGTAGTCCAACGGTGGCTACATTGATCTTCATCGCAGTGGTGTTGACCGGCTTTGGCGTCTATGATAAGTTTTCCCAGTTTTCCGGTGGTGGCACAATCGTACCTGTCACCGGGTTTGCGAATGCCATGGCATCAACTGCGATTGAATACCGAAGCGAGGGATATGTGCTCGGTGTCGGGGGCAACATGTTTAAATTGGCAGGTTCCGTCATCGTCTTCGGTACGGTTGCCGCATTTATCATTGGAATTATCTATGCCATCGTCACACAACAGTGGGGGGTTATGTAA
- the spoVAD gene encoding stage V sporulation protein AD — protein sequence MFTGKQSWSFPTYPSILSSGVVAGPFEAQSPLKDTFDYIYDDHRMGENTFEKAQVVLMEEACQQAVHKAGKTMQDVAFIYGGDLINQDTGTSFAMRTLNIPYYGLFGACSTSMEALSLAAQAVELGAPLVLAGTASHYAAIEKQFRYPIEYGAQRPPTAQRTVTAGGAALLGPNGSNIVVTKSTIGKVVDHGLKDPFNMGGAMAPAAVDTILAHFEDFQVDENDYDLIITGDLGNVGRSLALEWFRQKEHPMPEAKFQDCGLLIYDNAPEAMAGASGTGCSAAVIFGKILDDITNGRLKRVLAVATGALLSPVTSQQKESIPGIAHAVTLEAKGGSA from the coding sequence ATGTTCACCGGCAAACAAAGTTGGTCGTTCCCGACATATCCCAGCATTCTTTCTTCCGGGGTTGTCGCCGGGCCGTTCGAAGCACAAAGCCCGTTGAAAGATACATTTGATTATATATATGATGACCATCGCATGGGAGAAAATACGTTTGAAAAAGCCCAAGTGGTGCTCATGGAAGAAGCTTGCCAACAAGCCGTGCATAAAGCCGGCAAAACGATGCAAGATGTTGCATTTATTTATGGCGGAGACCTTATTAATCAAGATACAGGCACAAGCTTTGCAATGCGGACATTAAACATCCCTTATTATGGGTTGTTCGGCGCTTGTTCAACATCGATGGAAGCGTTGTCGCTTGCGGCACAAGCGGTGGAATTGGGAGCGCCTCTTGTACTGGCGGGAACGGCTAGCCATTACGCTGCGATTGAAAAGCAATTTCGTTATCCGATCGAATATGGCGCACAACGCCCTCCAACTGCGCAGCGTACCGTAACCGCGGGGGGAGCTGCATTGCTTGGTCCAAATGGCTCGAATATTGTCGTGACAAAATCGACGATTGGAAAAGTTGTCGATCACGGATTAAAGGACCCGTTTAATATGGGCGGTGCGATGGCTCCTGCGGCCGTTGATACCATTCTTGCTCACTTTGAGGATTTCCAAGTGGATGAAAATGACTATGATCTGATTATTACCGGGGATTTGGGTAATGTAGGACGATCACTCGCTTTAGAATGGTTTAGACAGAAAGAACACCCGATGCCGGAAGCGAAATTTCAAGATTGCGGTTTGCTTATTTATGATAATGCTCCGGAGGCGATGGCAGGCGCAAGCGGAACCGGTTGTTCTGCAGCGGTTATATTTGGAAAAATTTTGGATGACATTACAAATGGCCGATTGAAACGTGTGTTAGCTGTAGCAACGGGAGCGCTTCTTTCCCCTGTTACAAGCCAACAAAAGGAGTCGATTCCTGGGATTGCCCATGCAGTAACCTTGGAAGCGAAGGGGGGATCCGCATGA
- the spoVAE gene encoding stage V sporulation protein AE: protein MIFFWAFVVGGLICVIGQLLMDGLKLTPAHTLATLVVSGAILDGLGIYERLIDFAGAGATVPITSFGNQLVHGAMTEADNSGLIGVLTGIFQITSGGISAAIIFSFIAALIFKPKS, encoded by the coding sequence ATGATTTTCTTTTGGGCGTTTGTTGTCGGAGGTCTTATATGTGTGATCGGTCAATTGCTGATGGATGGTTTAAAGCTAACCCCCGCCCATACGTTGGCTACACTCGTTGTAAGCGGGGCAATATTGGACGGACTTGGCATCTATGAACGTTTAATCGATTTTGCAGGTGCGGGAGCGACCGTTCCAATCACCAGTTTTGGCAACCAGCTTGTGCACGGGGCAATGACGGAAGCCGACAACTCCGGTCTTATCGGCGTTTTGACAGGGATTTTTCAAATAACCAGTGGCGGAATCTCTGCTGCGATTATTTTCTCTTTTATTGCAGCGTTAATTTTTAAACCAAAAAGTTGA